Proteins from a single region of Starkeya sp. ORNL1:
- a CDS encoding cupin domain-containing protein — MRDHPDHVHDHPHEHERWKHDGVRVIPGDKLDPNAAQTPGMYRQAAINLARVGAQKIWAGTVRIEPNAKTGAHHHGALESVIYVVRGRARMRWGEKLEYVAEAGPGDFIFVPPYVPHQEINADPGEPLECVVVRSDNEAVVVNLPDIEPVEAPEDVLWIDPIHKAPG; from the coding sequence ATGCGCGATCATCCCGACCATGTTCACGACCACCCGCACGAGCACGAGCGCTGGAAGCATGACGGCGTGCGCGTCATCCCCGGCGACAAGCTCGATCCCAACGCCGCACAGACGCCCGGCATGTATCGGCAGGCGGCGATCAATCTTGCCCGTGTCGGCGCGCAGAAGATCTGGGCCGGCACGGTGCGGATCGAGCCGAACGCCAAGACCGGCGCCCACCATCACGGCGCGCTGGAGAGCGTGATCTATGTGGTGCGCGGGCGCGCCCGCATGCGCTGGGGCGAGAAGCTGGAATATGTCGCCGAGGCCGGCCCCGGCGACTTCATCTTCGTACCGCCTTATGTGCCGCACCAGGAAATCAACGCCGATCCCGGGGAACCGCTGGAATGCGTGGTGGTGCGTTCCGACAATGAGGCGGTGGTGGTGAACCTGCCGGACATCGAGCCGGTGGAGGCGCCGGAAGACGTGCTCTGGATCGACCCTATCCACAAGGCGCCGGGCTGA
- a CDS encoding chaperone NapD, with protein sequence MSEAVLHISSAVVVAFPHRCAEVVAQLRTLPDTEVHYVENGKIVLVLEGATTGEIGARLAAIGLMDGVLAANLVFEQIDILDDPGVVP encoded by the coding sequence ATGTCTGAGGCTGTCCTTCACATATCGAGCGCCGTCGTCGTCGCCTTCCCGCATCGCTGCGCCGAGGTCGTGGCACAGCTGCGCACATTGCCGGATACCGAGGTCCACTATGTCGAGAACGGCAAGATCGTGCTCGTCCTCGAAGGTGCGACCACGGGTGAGATCGGCGCGCGGCTCGCCGCGATCGGGCTGATGGACGGCGTCCTCGCCGCCAATCTCGTCTTCGAACAGATCGACATCCTGGACGATCCCGGAGTTGTCCCATGA
- a CDS encoding carbonic anhydrase: MDELLDGYRRFRATAWPERKALFEKLAARGQRPQTLVIACSDSRVDPSMIFDAGPGELFVVRNVANLVPPYQTPDHAHHGTSAALEFAVKVLEVANIVVLGHALCGGVRAALEGGPAVAQDFLPDWIKIADPAIVVAENLTKDPEERRRVAEYACVKLSLRNLETFPWISERVADGRLTMHGAYFAVATGVLERLRPDGTFGPA; this comes from the coding sequence ATGGACGAGCTTCTGGATGGCTATCGCCGCTTCCGCGCCACTGCATGGCCCGAGCGCAAGGCACTGTTCGAGAAGTTGGCGGCGCGCGGGCAGCGGCCGCAGACCCTGGTGATCGCCTGCTCCGACAGCCGGGTCGACCCGTCCATGATCTTCGATGCCGGGCCGGGCGAACTGTTCGTGGTGCGCAACGTCGCCAATCTCGTGCCGCCCTACCAGACGCCGGACCATGCCCATCACGGCACCAGCGCGGCGCTGGAGTTCGCGGTGAAGGTGCTGGAGGTGGCCAACATCGTCGTGCTCGGCCACGCGCTGTGTGGCGGCGTGCGCGCCGCGCTTGAGGGCGGGCCGGCGGTGGCACAGGACTTCCTGCCGGACTGGATCAAGATCGCCGATCCGGCGATCGTGGTGGCGGAGAACCTGACCAAGGATCCGGAAGAGCGCCGGCGCGTTGCCGAATATGCCTGCGTGAAACTCTCGCTGCGCAATCTGGAAACCTTTCCCTGGATCAGCGAACGCGTCGCCGATGGCCGGCTCACCATGCACGGCGCCTATTTCGCGGTGGCGACCGGGGTGCTGGAGCGCCTGCGCCCCGACGGCACCTTCGGGCCGGCATGA
- a CDS encoding HAD-IA family hydrolase: protein MNALRALLFDKDGTLVDFDRTWGPAAGEVIRRIANGNADHIARLQDVSHFLPDEDRFLPTSPLLAGSSAEYGPLWAEILGRTPDRAFLTEIDVLFREEGRRFITPIGTPKQAFTRLRAAGFELGIASNDAEANTRLQAELLGLTGLLSGVYGYDSGHGAKPGPGMIEAFCRDSGLAPHQVALIGDTHHDLVAAKAAGANAILVRSGPAAVDPFANEADLIIDDVDALADLLTQAREAVTS from the coding sequence GTGAACGCCCTGCGCGCTTTGTTGTTCGACAAGGACGGCACGCTCGTCGACTTCGACCGCACCTGGGGTCCGGCGGCCGGCGAAGTGATCCGCCGCATCGCCAACGGCAATGCCGACCACATCGCCAGGCTCCAGGATGTGAGCCACTTCCTGCCCGATGAGGATCGCTTCCTGCCCACCTCGCCGCTGCTTGCCGGCTCATCCGCGGAGTATGGGCCGCTCTGGGCGGAGATCCTCGGCCGCACCCCGGACCGCGCCTTCCTCACCGAGATCGATGTCCTGTTCAGGGAAGAGGGCCGGCGCTTCATCACGCCGATCGGCACCCCCAAACAGGCCTTCACCCGGCTGAGGGCGGCCGGCTTCGAGCTTGGCATTGCCAGCAACGACGCCGAGGCAAACACCAGGCTGCAGGCCGAACTGCTCGGCCTCACCGGGTTGCTGAGTGGGGTCTATGGCTATGATTCCGGCCACGGCGCCAAGCCCGGCCCCGGCATGATCGAGGCGTTCTGCCGCGATTCCGGCTTGGCCCCGCACCAGGTCGCGCTGATCGGCGACACCCATCACGACCTCGTCGCAGCGAAGGCTGCGGGCGCCAACGCCATATTGGTGCGCAGCGGGCCGGCTGCGGTCGACCCATTCGCGAACGAGGCCGACCTCATCATCGATGATGTCGACGCGCTGGCCGACCTGCTGACGCAGGCGCGCGAGGCAGTGACGTCATGA
- a CDS encoding DUF1499 domain-containing protein: MIRRRLYIEERMSRLAVWSLRTAVFAIPVTLLGFVLYWTETLDFETSLRTMLAGLGLAALALLLAIAAFIVIWNDGLKGLGRVVGAAALALALLLPPAAVAAYTSRLPAIHDISTDTEDPPVFRALGFARSRTANPLDYGGEDVAKQQADAYPQIKTIEFDSTPDEIYNSLLALANRRKWQIVDATPPRGGLRDGRIEAVTSNLVLAMRWDIVIRVRPTPNGAKVDMRSVSRHGDRDLGLNAGRIDDVFAELSDERGRRRR; encoded by the coding sequence ATGATCCGCCGGCGGCTCTATATCGAAGAGCGCATGTCGCGGCTGGCGGTGTGGAGCCTGCGCACGGCGGTGTTCGCGATTCCCGTCACACTGCTCGGCTTCGTGCTCTACTGGACCGAGACGCTCGATTTCGAGACTTCGCTGCGCACCATGCTGGCCGGGCTCGGCCTCGCCGCTTTGGCGCTGCTGCTCGCCATCGCCGCCTTCATCGTCATCTGGAATGACGGGCTGAAGGGGCTGGGGCGCGTCGTCGGCGCCGCCGCCCTCGCCTTGGCACTGCTGCTGCCGCCGGCCGCGGTCGCCGCCTATACCTCGCGCCTGCCGGCGATCCACGACATCTCGACCGACACCGAGGATCCGCCGGTGTTCCGTGCGTTGGGCTTCGCCCGCTCGCGCACCGCCAATCCGCTCGATTATGGCGGCGAGGACGTCGCCAAGCAGCAGGCGGACGCCTATCCGCAGATCAAGACCATCGAGTTCGATTCGACGCCGGACGAGATCTATAATTCGCTGCTGGCGCTGGCGAACCGGCGCAAATGGCAGATCGTCGACGCCACGCCGCCGCGTGGTGGCCTGCGCGACGGGCGCATCGAGGCGGTGACCAGCAATCTGGTGCTCGCCATGCGCTGGGACATCGTGATCCGGGTACGGCCGACGCCGAACGGCGCCAAGGTCGACATGCGCTCGGTCTCGCGCCATGGCGACCGCGATCTCGGGCTGAATGCCGGCCGCATCGACGACGTATTCGCCGAGCTCTCCGACGAACGCGGCCGCCGCCGGCGGTGA
- a CDS encoding MBL fold metallo-hydrolase yields MADEIAFNRRFEALPGVVETVAAGVRRVLAPNPGPFTFTGTCSYIIGVGEVAVIDPGPDDARHVAALLGAVRGEKVTHIVLTHAHRDHVGALPAFQAATRAPTYAEGPHRPARVLHLGEANPLDASSDHRFQPDVVVPDGGRIEGRGWELIGVATPGHAANHMAYALDGTDMLFSGDHVMGWSTSIVAPPDGAMSDYMASLHRLLARPERLYLPGHGDVVPDGPGLVRGLIRHREARERAILDALEAGPLAIPEIVERVYVGLDPRLKSAAGLSVLAHLEELVAESVVTTDGAPAIGGTYRPK; encoded by the coding sequence ATGGCTGATGAAATCGCCTTCAATCGCCGCTTCGAGGCTCTACCCGGCGTGGTGGAGACCGTGGCGGCAGGCGTGCGCCGCGTGCTGGCGCCCAATCCCGGCCCGTTCACCTTCACCGGAACCTGCAGTTATATCATCGGCGTGGGCGAAGTGGCGGTCATCGACCCCGGCCCGGACGACGCGCGGCACGTCGCCGCGCTGCTCGGTGCGGTGCGCGGCGAAAAGGTGACGCACATCGTGCTGACCCATGCGCACCGCGACCATGTCGGCGCCCTGCCGGCATTCCAGGCCGCGACCCGCGCGCCGACTTATGCGGAGGGCCCGCACCGCCCGGCGCGGGTGCTGCATCTCGGCGAGGCCAACCCGCTCGACGCCAGTTCCGACCATCGATTCCAGCCCGACGTCGTCGTGCCCGATGGCGGGCGCATCGAGGGCCGCGGCTGGGAACTCATCGGCGTTGCGACACCGGGCCATGCGGCGAACCACATGGCCTATGCGCTCGACGGCACCGACATGCTGTTCTCGGGCGACCATGTGATGGGCTGGTCGACCTCCATCGTCGCCCCGCCGGACGGTGCGATGAGTGACTACATGGCCTCGCTGCACAGACTGCTGGCGCGTCCGGAACGGCTCTATCTGCCGGGCCATGGCGATGTGGTGCCGGATGGGCCGGGTCTGGTGCGCGGTCTCATCCGCCACCGCGAGGCCCGCGAGCGGGCTATACTGGACGCGCTGGAGGCGGGTCCGCTGGCGATCCCGGAGATTGTCGAGCGGGTCTATGTCGGGCTCGATCCGCGCCTCAAGTCCGCGGCAGGGCTGTCGGTGCTGGCGCATCTGGAAGAGCTGGTGGCGGAGAGCGTGGTGACGACGGACGGCGCGCCAGCGATCGGCGGCACATATCGGCCTAAGTAA
- the napF gene encoding ferredoxin-type protein NapF, producing MGRQGLDRRTFLSGGFAAEHLVRPPWTRDSVIAEACSGCGACIPACPQSIISLDRRRRPVVEFDAGECTFCGRCADACPEPVFDRSIAPFPHIAVIGDTCFPARGIVCQSCGDACPEMAISFRLRLGGPALPFIAADRCTGCGACIAACPADAIAATVPKREAPHV from the coding sequence ATGGGCAGACAGGGGCTCGACAGGCGGACCTTTCTGAGCGGCGGCTTCGCCGCCGAGCATCTGGTCCGTCCGCCCTGGACACGCGATTCCGTCATCGCTGAGGCCTGTTCCGGCTGCGGCGCCTGCATCCCCGCCTGCCCGCAATCGATCATTTCGCTGGATCGCCGTCGGCGGCCGGTGGTCGAGTTCGATGCTGGCGAGTGCACTTTCTGCGGGCGATGTGCCGATGCGTGTCCGGAGCCGGTCTTCGACCGTAGCATCGCCCCGTTCCCGCACATCGCCGTCATCGGGGACACGTGTTTTCCCGCACGCGGGATCGTGTGCCAGAGCTGCGGCGACGCCTGCCCCGAGATGGCGATCAGCTTCCGGCTGCGGCTCGGCGGGCCCGCGCTGCCGTTCATCGCCGCGGATCGATGTACGGGCTGCGGCGCCTGCATCGCGGCATGCCCGGCGGACGCCATTGCTGCGACCGTCCCCAAGAGGGAGGCGCCGCATGTCTGA
- the napE gene encoding periplasmic nitrate reductase, NapE protein, with the protein MARNAVPPPSRREEIVAFIVLAIIIWPILAVGVVGGYGFIIWMFQLIYGPPGPPHH; encoded by the coding sequence ATGGCGCGGAACGCGGTTCCGCCCCCATCGCGGCGCGAGGAAATCGTCGCCTTCATCGTGCTCGCCATCATCATCTGGCCGATCCTCGCTGTCGGCGTCGTCGGCGGCTACGGCTTCATCATCTGGATGTTCCAGCTGATCTACGGCCCGCCCGGCCCCCCACATCATTAG
- a CDS encoding acyl-CoA dehydrogenase family protein — protein sequence MASRDANTALAERPRNPQHVAPLKAAVQALAPLIERHRVAAANDRRLPSCVFDALADADLMRLWLPEGLGGLELSPLDFMEIVEAAAAVDASIGWLVGNGAGMSRVAGYLDEAVAREWFAKPNSFVVGATGAVGQAVSTNGGYRVTGRWPFGSGVHHASRLMGLCAVPDPDDGKGQKTIACYFSPADIVTFDTWHVSGLRATGSCDWAVNDVFVPLEHTHAFPDPHATQPGLLYRMPGLSVFAWTVSVVPLGIAHCAIERFKVLATQKSRPGTSGVLADREIVQDAVGRADTRHAAARALLVAAMTELMQATGQGGERLVRARINLRAACAFAAESAVHIVDSLAALAGASAIFEAEALTRCVQDVHAAVRHIAMSPNNYGLTGRLGLGRDLQAARF from the coding sequence ATGGCCAGCCGTGACGCAAACACAGCCCTTGCCGAGAGACCCCGCAACCCGCAACACGTCGCCCCGCTTAAAGCTGCCGTACAGGCATTAGCGCCTCTGATCGAGCGGCATCGCGTGGCAGCAGCCAATGACCGGCGTCTGCCATCGTGCGTGTTCGACGCACTCGCGGATGCCGACCTTATGAGGCTGTGGCTTCCCGAGGGCCTGGGCGGACTTGAATTGTCGCCGCTCGACTTCATGGAGATCGTCGAAGCGGCGGCGGCGGTCGATGCTTCGATTGGATGGCTGGTCGGCAACGGCGCGGGGATGAGCCGCGTGGCCGGATATCTCGACGAGGCGGTCGCCCGGGAGTGGTTTGCAAAGCCCAACAGCTTCGTGGTCGGCGCCACCGGCGCGGTGGGCCAAGCGGTCTCGACGAACGGTGGGTACCGGGTCACGGGCCGCTGGCCCTTCGGCAGCGGTGTCCATCACGCATCAAGGTTGATGGGCTTGTGCGCGGTGCCCGATCCCGATGACGGGAAGGGACAGAAGACGATCGCCTGCTATTTTTCCCCTGCCGACATCGTCACCTTCGATACCTGGCACGTCAGCGGCCTGCGGGCGACGGGGAGTTGCGATTGGGCGGTGAACGACGTGTTCGTTCCGCTCGAGCATACGCACGCCTTCCCCGATCCCCATGCGACGCAGCCCGGCCTGCTCTACCGCATGCCGGGCCTCTCGGTTTTTGCCTGGACGGTTTCCGTGGTGCCGCTGGGGATCGCACACTGCGCAATCGAACGCTTCAAGGTCTTGGCCACCCAGAAATCGAGGCCAGGCACCAGTGGCGTTCTCGCCGACCGGGAGATCGTACAGGATGCCGTCGGACGGGCAGACACGCGCCACGCGGCGGCACGCGCCCTGCTCGTGGCTGCCATGACGGAGCTTATGCAAGCGACTGGTCAAGGGGGCGAGCGCCTTGTCCGCGCGCGCATCAACCTGCGCGCGGCGTGCGCGTTTGCTGCAGAAAGCGCAGTCCATATCGTCGATTCGTTGGCGGCACTCGCCGGGGCTTCGGCGATCTTCGAAGCCGAGGCCCTCACGCGCTGCGTTCAGGACGTACATGCTGCGGTCAGGCACATTGCGATGAGTCCCAACAATTACGGCCTCACCGGCCGCCTGGGGCTCGGACGGGATCTGCAGGCCGCGAGGTTTTGA